One region of Streptomyces davaonensis JCM 4913 genomic DNA includes:
- a CDS encoding 2-aminoethylphosphonate ABC transporter permease subunit: MTRRLLWAAPPVALLALFFLYPLGLVVEQSLKPDTGGVSLQPYADVLASEPFREALWTTVWLALAATAGCLVLGFLLALVIAFVPFPGARAVARFVDVFLSFPSFLITLALLFIYGTVGMANGLWTDATGAAEGPFQFLTTPWGVLLAEITYFTPFVMRPLLAAFAQLDTAQLEAAGSLGARAPRIVRRIILPEALPALAAGGSLVLVLCLNEFGIVLFTGAKGVTTLPTLVYSKAILESDYPGACVVAVVNVLISVGLYGLYRVVSRRAGA; encoded by the coding sequence ATGACTAGGCGGCTGCTGTGGGCGGCCCCACCCGTCGCCCTTCTCGCCCTCTTCTTCCTCTACCCGCTCGGCCTCGTCGTCGAGCAGTCCCTCAAGCCCGACACCGGCGGCGTCTCCCTCCAGCCGTACGCCGACGTCCTCGCCTCCGAGCCCTTCCGTGAGGCGCTGTGGACCACCGTCTGGCTGGCGCTCGCCGCGACCGCCGGTTGCCTGGTGCTCGGGTTCCTGCTGGCGCTGGTCATCGCCTTCGTGCCGTTCCCCGGGGCGCGGGCGGTCGCCCGGTTCGTCGACGTCTTCCTCTCCTTCCCGTCCTTCCTGATCACGCTCGCCCTGCTGTTCATCTACGGCACGGTCGGCATGGCCAACGGGCTGTGGACGGACGCCACCGGGGCCGCCGAGGGGCCCTTCCAGTTCCTCACCACGCCGTGGGGCGTTCTCCTCGCCGAGATCACCTACTTCACGCCCTTCGTGATGCGGCCCCTGCTCGCGGCCTTCGCCCAGCTCGACACCGCGCAGCTGGAGGCGGCCGGTTCGCTCGGCGCGCGGGCGCCCAGGATCGTCCGGCGGATCATCCTGCCCGAGGCGCTGCCCGCCCTCGCGGCCGGCGGCAGCCTGGTCCTGGTGCTCTGCCTCAACGAGTTCGGGATCGTGCTCTTCACCGGCGCCAAGGGCGTCACCACCCTCCCGACTCTCGTCTACAGCAAGGCGATCCTGGAGTCCGACTACCCGGGCGCCTGTGTCGTCGCCGTCGTCAACGTCCTGATCTCCGTGGGCCTTTACGGCCTCTACCGGGTGGTGAGCCGTCGTGCTGGTGCATAG